The Lacerta agilis isolate rLacAgi1 chromosome 5, rLacAgi1.pri, whole genome shotgun sequence genome has a segment encoding these proteins:
- the PIGX gene encoding phosphatidylinositol-glycan biosynthesis class X protein produces the protein MFQQEKNVLLHMSIHLFWIIFWGCIPKCLYAQNMCPEVRQQLLKDGFHRNLLIQVNISTADESLRSCMVATKVHLPKGLYVDPYELTSLQKHNLTEALMMADNIDLEAPEYLAADVSVLVYMRPDPECFSCFRALLPLHCRYHRPAENDGKISTVLKSPDLLMHCQKLFLSLECLKETEIEAPCSQKNTHTCHWDSMKFKDVTEEQKLQIPVGLKHHLMLVCTVTLATTILCSSLILSALFKHGCFSFVQSSQ, from the exons ATGTTTCAGCAGGAAAAGAATGTGCTTCTTCACATGAGTATCCACTTATTTTGGATCATTTTTTGGGGGTGCATACCAAAATGCTTGT aTGCACAGAACATGTGTCCTGAGGTCAGGCAACAGCTTTTGAAAGATGGCTTTCACAG AAACCTGCTGATTCAGGTAAATATCAGTACAGCTGATGAAAGCCTCAGAAGCTGCATGGTGGCAACTAAGGTACACTTACCAAAAGGACTATATGTGGACCCCTATGAATTGACATCTTTACAAAAGCACAATCTCACTGAG GCATTGATGATGGCAGATAACATAGATTTGGAAGCTCCCGAGTACTTAGCTGCTGACGTTTCTGTCCTCGTTTATATGAGACCTGACCCTGAATGCTTTTCGTGTTTTAGAGCATTATTACCTCTGCACTGCCGGTATCATCGGCCGGCAGAGAATGATGGGAAAATCTCTACTGTACTGAAAAGTCCAGATCTATTGATGCATTGCCAAAAAT tATTCCTTTCACTGGAATgtttgaaagaaactgaaatagaaGCTCCATGTTCTCAGAAGAATACACACACATGCCATTGGGATAGCATGAAGTTCAAAGAT GTAACCGAAGAACAGAAACTGCAGATACCAGTTGGGCTCAAACACCATCTCATGTTGGTATGCACAGTGACTCTTGCTACCACAATATTGTGTTCCAGTCTTATCCTTTCAGCTTTATTCAAGCATGGATGCTTCTCCTTTGTTCAGAGCTCACAGTAA
- the CEP19 gene encoding centrosomal protein of 19 kDa has protein sequence MSYVAKKCGIKLNPPAIVLIYEDQLRNNIRKRIMPIRNFSKFSDCSRAAEQLKNNPRHKTYLEGVSMEQLQKLHNLLRCQLGGQNLTQSLEQIQREETIDPEEDLNKLDDKELAKRKEIMDALFEKNRKKKDDPDFVYNVEVKFPQEELEACEWDDESDDEF, from the exons ATGTCTTACGTGGCAAAGAAATGTGGCATCAAATTAAACCCTCCCGCTATTGTTTTAATCTATGAAGATCAGCTCAGGAATAATATACGCAAGCGCATCATGCCTATCCGGAATTTCTCAAAGTTCTCAG ATTGCAGCAGGGCAGCAGAACAGCTAAAGAATAATCCTCGGCACAAGACTTATTTAGAAGGTGTCTCAATGGAACAGCTACAAAAATTACACAATTTGCTGAGATGCCAGTTGGGGGGACAAAATCTAACTCAGAGTCTGGAGCAAATTCAGCGGGAAGAAACAATTGACCCAGAAGAGGACCTGAACAAACTAGATGACAAGGAGCTAgccaaaaggaaagaaattatggatgcactgtttgaaaagaacaggaaaaagaaagatgACCCTGATTTTGTCTACAATGTAGAGGTGAAGTTCCCACAAGAAGAGCTTGAAGCCTGTGAGTGGGATGATGAATCAGATGATGAGTTTTGA